Proteins encoded within one genomic window of Brenneria nigrifluens DSM 30175 = ATCC 13028:
- a CDS encoding FAD-dependent monooxygenase encodes MNTDTITTVPSEITIVGGSLAGLTLALACASRGVSVRIVERAVGHRHGGDSLSIDLDAVAATVGHDPRAQPVLPVVPAYRELTTWPALYAWLRDRVAATPGIVLEEGRAVASVTDLGDRARIVFADGTERITAAVIGADGYRSVVRRAISPEGPFARYAGYLVWRGLVEERALARPVPWPSDGGLWIEFVDGYRLVAATLPGRDGSVEAGRRQITFAWFDVHRDELLRRTGCLTADGHIVGTLGRGMIENKVREELAALAPRLWPAAWAEAVAAGVRSSAVLSGAPIAEYQPPRLARGALAVVGDAAHVVSPMTGRGYLTGVEDAAVLARILASRKTAEPIAAAFARYEAARLPYVRGLVAHSSRISAEYRHYAESNGSGLPTDE; translated from the coding sequence ATGAACACTGACACCATTACGACCGTCCCTTCGGAAATCACTATTGTCGGCGGCTCGCTGGCTGGGCTGACGCTGGCACTGGCCTGCGCATCAAGAGGGGTTTCCGTGCGCATCGTCGAACGCGCAGTTGGTCACCGCCACGGCGGAGATAGCCTAAGCATCGATCTGGATGCGGTCGCCGCAACGGTGGGCCACGATCCGCGTGCGCAACCCGTCTTGCCTGTGGTGCCCGCCTATCGCGAGCTGACGACCTGGCCGGCGCTCTACGCCTGGCTGCGCGATCGCGTCGCCGCGACCCCGGGCATCGTTCTGGAAGAGGGCCGGGCCGTCGCCTCGGTCACAGACCTTGGCGATCGGGCACGTATCGTCTTTGCCGACGGCACCGAGCGAATTACCGCCGCGGTGATCGGCGCCGACGGCTACCGCAGCGTCGTACGCCGTGCGATCTCGCCAGAAGGGCCGTTCGCCCGCTATGCCGGCTACCTGGTGTGGCGCGGGCTGGTCGAAGAACGGGCGCTGGCGCGCCCGGTTCCCTGGCCATCCGACGGCGGCCTGTGGATCGAATTCGTGGACGGCTACCGGCTGGTCGCCGCGACCCTTCCCGGCCGCGACGGCTCTGTGGAAGCCGGACGGCGCCAGATCACCTTCGCCTGGTTCGACGTGCATCGGGACGAACTGCTGCGTCGCACCGGTTGCCTGACGGCCGATGGCCACATCGTGGGAACGCTCGGACGCGGGATGATCGAGAACAAGGTCAGGGAAGAACTGGCCGCGCTCGCGCCACGGCTATGGCCCGCGGCATGGGCGGAGGCGGTGGCGGCCGGCGTGCGTTCGTCAGCCGTTTTGAGTGGTGCCCCGATCGCCGAGTACCAGCCACCGCGTCTGGCGCGCGGCGCATTGGCTGTCGTCGGCGACGCTGCCCACGTCGTCTCGCCCATGACCGGTCGCGGTTACCTGACCGGGGTGGAGGATGCTGCTGTGCTGGCCCGGATACTGGCCTCGCGGAAAACAGCTGAACCCATCGCTGCGGCATTCGCTCGCTACGAGGCGGCGCGCCTGCCATATGTCCGCGGGTTGGTCGCGCATTCAAGCCGGATCAGCGCCGAATATCGTCACTATGCTGAATCTAACGGATCGGGCTTACCAACAGATGAGTAA
- a CDS encoding MFS transporter — translation MKFNLPVLALAAGAFGIGVTEFAPMGMLPLIAHDLGVSIPTAGILISAYALGVMIGAPLMALTTSRLPRRTLLIGLAAIFTLGNLLAAVSGGYGMLLLARVITSLNHGAFFGIGSVVAAGLAPPHRRAAAVSAMFMGLTIANVVGVPLATWTGEALGWRAAFWGISGIGVFTMTALWKTLPAIPAPPAGNAYAELRVLASRPVGIALGLTVLSSSAMFTVFTYIVPMLRIETEASTTFVTAMLVTYGIGLTVGNWLGGKFTDRYPDRTLAVSLAALVISLVLFAIFMPYRVPTAVLVFLWGVASFAVMPPLQMRVMAAAQGAPNLASSVNIGAFNLGNAVGAALGGAVIAAGLAYPFVAVAGAVTAGLGLAVLLMLSGGAKHPSSAPLDNRQRP, via the coding sequence ATGAAATTTAATCTGCCGGTTCTCGCTCTGGCAGCGGGCGCCTTTGGCATTGGCGTCACTGAGTTCGCCCCGATGGGCATGCTCCCTCTGATCGCCCATGACCTCGGTGTCTCTATTCCCACGGCAGGCATCCTGATCAGCGCCTACGCCCTGGGCGTGATGATCGGCGCGCCTCTCATGGCGCTGACGACCAGCCGCTTGCCCAGGCGCACGCTCCTGATCGGGCTGGCCGCGATCTTCACGCTCGGCAACCTGCTCGCCGCGGTTTCCGGCGGCTACGGTATGCTCCTGCTCGCCAGAGTGATTACCTCGCTCAATCACGGCGCCTTTTTCGGCATCGGCTCCGTCGTGGCGGCCGGTCTCGCCCCGCCCCATCGCCGGGCGGCGGCCGTCTCGGCCATGTTCATGGGGCTGACGATCGCCAACGTGGTAGGCGTGCCCCTGGCTACCTGGACGGGAGAAGCGCTGGGGTGGCGTGCCGCGTTCTGGGGCATCAGCGGGATCGGCGTCTTCACGATGACGGCGCTCTGGAAAACGCTGCCGGCCATCCCGGCTCCGCCCGCTGGCAACGCCTATGCCGAACTGCGGGTACTGGCTAGCCGCCCGGTCGGGATCGCGCTCGGGCTGACGGTGCTGAGTTCGAGCGCCATGTTCACGGTTTTCACCTATATCGTCCCCATGCTGCGGATCGAGACGGAGGCGTCGACTACTTTCGTCACGGCCATGCTCGTCACCTACGGCATCGGCCTCACGGTCGGGAACTGGCTCGGCGGCAAGTTTACGGACCGCTACCCCGACCGGACACTGGCGGTATCGCTCGCCGCACTGGTGATCTCATTGGTGCTCTTCGCCATCTTCATGCCCTACCGCGTACCGACCGCGGTGCTCGTGTTCCTGTGGGGGGTGGCCAGCTTCGCCGTGATGCCTCCCTTGCAGATGCGCGTTATGGCCGCCGCGCAAGGCGCGCCCAATCTGGCCTCCTCGGTGAACATCGGCGCTTTCAACCTCGGCAACGCAGTCGGCGCGGCGCTGGGCGGCGCAGTCATAGCGGCAGGACTCGCCTACCCGTTCGTCGCCGTGGCCGGAGCGGTGACGGCAGGACTGGGGCTGGCCGTTCTGCTGATGCTCAGTGGCGGAGCGAAGCATCCCTCCTCCGCCCCGCTGGATAACAGGCAACGACCATGA
- a CDS encoding efflux transporter outer membrane subunit: MAAALLGVVSLTGCAPGNLKPSSVPGDITDLTASQSLAGVVISEARWPQEQWWRAFGDGQLNQLVDEALAGSPTLRGAAARVRQAEAMQGMAQAQLLPHMDANVASTRQRYSENGTTPAVMAGTWQTVNQGTLNVGYELDFWGKNRAAVEAALGRSKAMEVDRYATQLMLSSAIVQAYIELQQGNEQLAIERQMLKQQEQVLSLTQQRFTAELDSQIDIKQAQAAIPATRARIAALGESMELSRNRLAALLGKGPDRGRAIAAPQLKRLDTVTIPSNLPAELLGHRPDVVAQRWRVEAARHEIEGAKARFYPNVNLSAFAGYQSLGFDQFTEAGSRILGIGPAISLPIFEGGRLRANLAAQNAAYDIAVEDYNQTLVDALHDISDQLSSIRWLRERIHQQQQAVQTADDAAKLVDQRYGAGLATYIQVLTTQSDALAQRRQLVQLQSRGLALEANLSRALGGGYVPDLPLDGAKE, encoded by the coding sequence TTGGCGGCAGCCCTGCTTGGCGTAGTCAGCTTAACCGGATGCGCACCCGGAAACCTCAAGCCATCATCGGTTCCTGGCGATATTACTGACCTGACGGCCAGCCAATCGTTAGCCGGCGTCGTGATTTCCGAGGCCCGCTGGCCGCAGGAACAATGGTGGCGCGCTTTCGGCGACGGCCAGTTGAATCAACTTGTCGACGAGGCGCTGGCCGGTAGTCCGACCCTGCGTGGAGCCGCAGCACGGGTCCGCCAGGCCGAAGCGATGCAGGGCATGGCGCAGGCACAGTTATTGCCGCACATGGATGCCAATGTCGCCAGCACGCGCCAGCGGTATAGCGAGAACGGCACGACGCCGGCGGTGATGGCCGGCACCTGGCAGACCGTGAACCAGGGCACGCTAAACGTCGGCTATGAACTGGACTTCTGGGGCAAGAACCGGGCTGCCGTCGAGGCGGCTCTGGGGCGTAGCAAAGCGATGGAGGTCGATCGCTATGCCACCCAATTGATGTTGTCGTCAGCTATAGTGCAAGCCTATATCGAATTACAACAGGGCAACGAACAACTGGCGATCGAACGTCAGATGCTCAAGCAACAAGAGCAGGTTTTGTCGCTCACGCAACAGAGATTTACGGCCGAGCTGGATTCGCAGATCGACATCAAGCAGGCACAGGCGGCGATCCCCGCAACCCGCGCCCGGATCGCCGCGCTGGGCGAATCGATGGAACTGAGCCGCAACCGGCTCGCCGCCCTGCTTGGCAAAGGGCCGGACCGGGGCCGGGCCATCGCCGCGCCGCAACTCAAGCGCCTCGATACGGTGACCATTCCCAGCAACCTGCCGGCCGAGCTTCTCGGCCACCGCCCGGACGTGGTCGCCCAGCGCTGGCGCGTGGAAGCGGCACGCCACGAGATCGAAGGCGCGAAGGCGCGCTTCTATCCGAACGTCAACCTGTCGGCTTTCGCCGGCTACCAAAGCCTCGGCTTCGACCAGTTCACCGAGGCCGGCAGCCGCATCCTGGGCATCGGGCCCGCCATCAGCCTGCCGATCTTCGAAGGCGGACGGTTGCGCGCCAACCTGGCCGCGCAGAACGCCGCCTATGACATTGCAGTCGAGGATTACAACCAGACGTTGGTCGATGCGCTGCACGACATCTCGGACCAGCTCTCATCGATCCGCTGGCTGCGCGAACGTATCCACCAGCAGCAACAGGCGGTGCAGACGGCCGACGATGCCGCAAAGTTGGTCGATCAACGCTACGGCGCCGGACTGGCGACCTACATTCAGGTACTCACCACGCAAAGCGATGCGCTTGCGCAGCGGCGCCAACTCGTCCAGCTGCAATCCCGGGGTCTGGCCCTGGAAGCGAACCTGAGCCGTGCCCTGGGCGGCGGCTACGTTCCCGATTTGCCTCTTGATGGCGCCAAAGAATAA
- a CDS encoding TetR/AcrR family transcriptional regulator, which translates to MNTQKKVTNSTDSKPKGRSRLSVGAVRSKESTEAILTAAADILEENGYKAFTLDAVVARAGASKPTIYRWWGSKAELIREVYERSGEASLVDPNTGSLEQDLKIHLNSLWNWWSATCSGEALRSFISEIQLNPDSLEEFRQLFLPRRERILRRIFARAIERGEVTKTSSIDAVVAMLTGMSWLHLLTGNLKSRQTIEDAVRVLMKGLRAS; encoded by the coding sequence ATGAACACACAAAAGAAGGTTACCAATTCTACCGATAGCAAACCCAAAGGTCGAAGCCGGCTGTCGGTCGGTGCGGTACGAAGTAAGGAGAGCACCGAGGCAATCCTGACCGCCGCCGCCGACATCCTGGAAGAGAATGGCTACAAGGCATTCACGCTTGATGCAGTAGTCGCACGCGCCGGCGCGAGCAAACCCACCATCTACCGCTGGTGGGGCAGCAAGGCGGAACTGATACGAGAGGTGTATGAACGCTCAGGAGAGGCTTCTCTCGTTGATCCCAATACCGGAAGCCTTGAACAGGATCTCAAGATCCATCTGAATTCCTTGTGGAACTGGTGGAGCGCCACCTGTTCCGGCGAAGCGCTGCGTAGTTTCATTTCGGAGATTCAGCTAAACCCTGACTCTCTGGAAGAATTCCGTCAGCTCTTCCTGCCACGGCGAGAACGCATTCTGCGCCGCATCTTCGCTCGTGCAATCGAACGGGGTGAGGTCACAAAGACATCAAGCATTGACGCCGTTGTGGCAATGCTGACAGGGATGTCCTGGCTACACCTGCTCACAGGCAATCTGAAAAGCAGGCAGACTATCGAAGATGCCGTTCGCGTTTTAATGAAAGGGCTTCGCGCGTCCTAA
- a CDS encoding MFS transporter: protein MYRKHGALLATVCLLCGLEFLQTGMIAFASVPIRGEIDASPEEYSLVAALYACVAVVAIAKQRWLTERLGWRNYMIGSIIVYIAGALLCSLSHNLSTFAIGRVVMALGGASFMTTSRILVNHIPPGPGRFVGIKVFAVGLASGTAAAPLVASLAVTHDTWQAMFWVLIACALVAAGLSMRFLPRDPHPEQERTRTSPARLLLLALGSFFLLYVLQRSYYDFYNDTGIMLVFATLAVFALYTYFHVEHNHQRPLLKIRELMTPRYVLGVGMFSFSYLILGSNNYILPFFLQSGLGYSWETIGKFQALGLTASLLTWLVMMRVLPKYPAPKKFFVLGFLSLAAFGWLLSSLTPVADMWLHILPALALNGCFVMLVLATTAMQTFRDVGHEDALFAHAQQVKNMLGQIAMAAGTSIATIFMQWRSTVQYGAINIRLTQDDPIFTQQLQQLSQFFSLSHEAGQASQMAIAQVAQQISQQASLMAGIEFFWVVIWVAVIAAVLSVLQKVFR, encoded by the coding sequence ATGTACAGAAAACACGGCGCACTTCTGGCGACGGTTTGCCTGCTGTGCGGCCTGGAGTTTCTCCAGACCGGCATGATAGCCTTCGCCTCCGTCCCGATCCGCGGGGAGATCGACGCCAGCCCCGAGGAATACAGCCTGGTCGCAGCGCTCTATGCCTGCGTCGCGGTGGTCGCGATCGCCAAGCAGCGCTGGCTGACCGAACGCCTGGGCTGGCGCAATTACATGATCGGGTCGATCATCGTCTACATCGCCGGGGCTCTACTGTGCAGCCTGAGTCACAATCTGAGCACGTTTGCCATCGGTCGGGTGGTGATGGCGCTGGGTGGCGCTTCGTTCATGACGACGTCGCGTATCCTCGTCAATCACATCCCTCCCGGCCCCGGCCGCTTCGTCGGTATCAAGGTATTCGCCGTCGGACTGGCCAGCGGCACCGCCGCTGCGCCGCTGGTCGCATCTCTGGCTGTCACCCACGACACCTGGCAGGCCATGTTCTGGGTGCTGATCGCCTGCGCGCTGGTGGCTGCCGGGCTCTCGATGCGGTTCCTGCCCAGAGATCCCCACCCGGAGCAGGAGCGCACACGGACCAGCCCCGCACGCTTGCTGCTACTGGCTCTCGGCTCGTTCTTCCTGCTGTACGTCCTGCAACGCTCCTACTACGACTTCTATAACGACACCGGCATTATGCTGGTCTTCGCCACGCTGGCCGTGTTCGCACTCTATACCTACTTCCACGTTGAACATAACCACCAGCGCCCGTTACTGAAGATCCGCGAACTGATGACCCCGCGCTATGTCCTGGGCGTGGGTATGTTTTCTTTCAGCTACCTTATCCTGGGTTCCAATAACTACATCCTGCCGTTCTTCCTGCAAAGCGGCCTGGGCTATTCCTGGGAAACCATCGGCAAGTTCCAGGCTCTGGGACTCACCGCGTCGCTGCTGACCTGGCTGGTGATGATGCGCGTGCTGCCCAAATACCCGGCGCCGAAGAAGTTCTTCGTCCTGGGGTTCCTTTCGCTGGCGGCCTTCGGCTGGCTGTTGTCCTCGCTGACGCCGGTCGCCGATATGTGGCTGCACATCCTGCCGGCGCTCGCGCTCAACGGCTGCTTCGTCATGCTGGTGCTGGCGACCACCGCGATGCAAACTTTCCGCGATGTCGGACATGAGGACGCGCTGTTCGCCCATGCGCAGCAGGTCAAGAATATGCTCGGCCAGATCGCTATGGCGGCGGGCACCAGCATTGCGACTATTTTCATGCAATGGCGAAGCACGGTACAGTACGGCGCGATAAACATCCGGCTGACCCAAGATGACCCCATTTTCACGCAGCAACTGCAGCAGCTCAGCCAGTTCTTTTCTCTGTCCCACGAAGCCGGTCAGGCCAGCCAGATGGCGATCGCGCAGGTCGCACAGCAAATCAGCCAGCAGGCTTCTCTGATGGCGGGGATCGAGTTTTTCTGGGTCGTGATCTGGGTCGCCGTCATCGCCGCTGTGCTTTCCGTTCTGCAAAAGGTATTCCGGTGA
- a CDS encoding aldo/keto reductase, producing MKTAITRSEFLRLAAGAALCAVSPFSLSAASERHPLRRRAIPASGEPLPVIGVGTYRNFDISPADGAAWADCRKVLEELFAAGGSVIDSSPMYGRAEAAVGALLDGLPGRESAFIATKVWTQGRQRGIEQMQDSMRLLQRPIDLMQVHNLMDWREHLATLRRWKEESRIRYLGVTHYTASAYDQLEKVLLAEKPDFLQINYALNDREAERRILPLAREHGVAVLINRPFGGGSLLRNILRQPLPAWSGDYDCASWPQLLLKFCLSHPAVTCVIPGAGNPRHMADNLQAGRGREADQAFRKRLIDLL from the coding sequence ATGAAAACCGCTATTACCCGCAGCGAATTTCTCCGTCTTGCCGCAGGCGCCGCACTCTGCGCCGTCAGCCCCTTCAGCCTGAGCGCCGCATCGGAGCGACATCCGCTGCGTCGCCGCGCCATTCCCGCCAGCGGCGAGCCGTTGCCGGTGATTGGGGTCGGCACCTACCGCAACTTCGATATCTCCCCTGCCGACGGCGCCGCCTGGGCCGATTGCCGCAAGGTGCTGGAAGAACTCTTCGCCGCCGGCGGCTCGGTGATCGACAGCTCCCCGATGTACGGCCGGGCCGAGGCGGCGGTCGGCGCTCTGCTGGACGGGTTGCCAGGCCGCGAGAGCGCCTTTATCGCCACCAAGGTCTGGACCCAGGGCCGTCAGCGCGGAATAGAACAGATGCAGGATTCCATGCGCCTGCTACAGAGGCCCATCGACCTGATGCAGGTACACAACCTGATGGACTGGCGGGAGCACCTGGCGACGCTGCGGCGGTGGAAGGAAGAAAGCCGCATCCGCTACCTGGGCGTCACCCATTACACCGCCAGCGCCTACGACCAACTGGAGAAGGTGCTGCTGGCGGAAAAACCGGACTTTCTACAGATTAACTACGCCCTCAACGACCGCGAGGCCGAGCGGCGCATTCTGCCCCTGGCGCGGGAGCACGGCGTGGCGGTGCTGATCAACCGTCCCTTCGGCGGCGGCAGCCTGCTGCGTAATATCCTGCGGCAACCGCTGCCGGCCTGGTCCGGAGATTACGACTGCGCCAGTTGGCCGCAACTCTTGCTGAAGTTCTGCCTCAGCCATCCGGCGGTGACCTGTGTGATCCCCGGAGCGGGAAATCCGCGCCACATGGCGGATAATCTCCAGGCCGGACGAGGAAGAGAGGCTGACCAGGCGTTCCGCAAACGCCTGATAGATTTGCTCTGA
- a CDS encoding efflux RND transporter periplasmic adaptor subunit, with the protein MNQNTQPRQPQTPSSPVGDGKAPSPFQAQGRVVTAVVLVPLIAGIVWYVLQHNVERTEDAYVDGNVVQVTAQISGTVTAIAADNTDHVKAGAPLVTLNPVDQEVQFERARTELAKATRMARTQYSQVRQLQAEVAQRQNDVQKATTDLARRTRLAASGAVSREEISHAEDVLKNAQAALTAVDQSLAQRRAMVDGTDLRTHPDVLAAATNLRDAYIARARTAIPSPVDGTVAKRSVQLGQRINPGVALMSVVPLDQLWVNANFKESQLEHLRIGQPAELTADIYGRSVVYHGKIVGLDAGTGSAFALLPAQNATGNWIKVTQRVPVRIALDPQEIARQPLRIGLSMRVSVNTQDRSGEMIRKDIEPGFVYQTEVYNHELQDADAIVEAVIRDNEGQPRIAAAQ; encoded by the coding sequence ATGAATCAAAATACGCAACCCCGTCAACCACAAACGCCGTCCAGTCCCGTGGGCGACGGTAAGGCGCCCTCGCCGTTCCAGGCGCAAGGCCGGGTGGTAACGGCAGTGGTGCTCGTACCCCTGATCGCCGGGATCGTCTGGTATGTTCTGCAACACAATGTCGAACGCACCGAAGATGCCTATGTGGATGGCAACGTCGTGCAGGTGACCGCCCAGATCAGCGGCACCGTGACGGCCATCGCGGCGGACAACACCGACCATGTGAAAGCCGGTGCGCCGCTGGTCACGCTCAATCCGGTCGACCAGGAAGTTCAGTTCGAGCGCGCCAGAACCGAGCTGGCCAAGGCCACGCGGATGGCCCGAACGCAGTATTCGCAGGTCCGGCAGTTGCAAGCCGAGGTCGCGCAGCGCCAGAACGATGTCCAGAAAGCCACGACCGACCTGGCGCGCCGTACCCGGCTCGCCGCCAGCGGCGCCGTCTCGCGCGAGGAGATCAGCCATGCCGAAGACGTGCTCAAGAACGCGCAGGCCGCCCTGACCGCGGTGGACCAGTCGCTGGCACAGCGCCGTGCAATGGTCGATGGCACCGATTTGCGCACACATCCCGACGTGCTGGCCGCCGCGACCAACCTGCGCGATGCGTATATAGCCCGCGCACGCACGGCCATTCCGTCGCCGGTGGACGGCACCGTGGCCAAACGCAGCGTGCAACTGGGTCAACGCATCAATCCGGGCGTGGCGCTGATGTCCGTGGTTCCGTTGGATCAGCTATGGGTCAACGCCAATTTCAAAGAGTCGCAGCTTGAGCACCTGCGCATAGGCCAGCCGGCCGAGTTGACCGCCGATATCTACGGCCGTAGCGTGGTCTACCACGGCAAGATCGTGGGGCTGGACGCCGGAACCGGCAGCGCCTTCGCTCTGTTGCCCGCCCAGAACGCGACAGGCAACTGGATCAAGGTCACCCAGCGCGTGCCGGTCAGGATCGCGCTGGACCCGCAGGAGATAGCCCGCCAACCGCTGCGTATTGGACTGTCGATGCGCGTGTCGGTGAACACCCAGGATCGCAGCGGGGAGATGATCCGCAAGGATATCGAACCTGGCTTCGTCTACCAGACCGAAGTCTATAACCATGAGCTGCAGGATGCCGACGCCATTGTGGAAGCGGTGATCCGGGATAACGAAGGACAGCCGCGGATCGCGGCCGCGCAATAG